A stretch of DNA from Paenibacillus sp. FSL W8-0186:
CGCCACCGATACGGGGGCAGTCATGATCAGATTCCAGTTTTTGTGAAAATGCTCCAGCCGCCAAACATAGGCACAGCAAATCGCAATCAGAATGGGAAAGAAAAACTCCCCGTAAAACAGCCCCACCTGCGACCAAAGACTGTACCATTCATTTTTCAATACCCCACGGTTCATATAATAGTTGGCACAGCCAATCAGTATGCTTATGACCGGAAGGGTAACCGCCAGCAACCATATATACGAATGGCGCAGCTTTGCCCATTCCGCAGCAACACAACGTTTTAGCATCGACAATTCCTCCTATAATTCCCGTTTGGATACATAGATGTTCCCTGCCAAATACAGGACTGCCCCAACCACTGCCAGAAGCGCCATCACGGGCAGCATTGTGCCTATATCGCGTACCGCAAACGACATTTGTTCGCTTTCATAGCTTTGAGCAATCGGGCTCAAGCCACTGTAATAGGACCATACGAGTAGTCTTCGCAATCCGGACGGCAACAGATCCGCCGTCAAGCCGATAAAACCGCCGATCATACCGAGGGACAGCGCAAAAGCCTGATTTTTCACAGCCACAGATATCCATAGCTGCAAGGTGATAATCGCCAGTGTGGTTATCATCGTCCCCAAGAGAAAACGAGTCAGCAGAACCACAGGCACAGCAGGGTCAAAATCGTTAAACATGCCGAAGGCGAGAATAGAGAAGCCCTGAAATATACATCCCCACAATACCATGATTGATGCTGTCATAAACTTGGCGGCATAAAGCTGGCCTGGCCTAACCATAACGGTTCGCAGCAGCTTCCATGTATTTCCCTTATGCTCCATATCGCATATTCGGGATACGCATATGGCGGTAAGTATAGGCAAGAACAGGCCGTTCATAGAGGATACCGTCCCTATAAGCGGCTCCCATCCGGCATGTTCCGGATTGCGGGAAATTGACACGCTGGTAGCCATGAACGCCCAGGCTAGTTCAACGAGCAACAATAAGGTGATCATCCAGAGCAGGCGCTTACGCCGCAATTTATACCACTCCAGCCTGACTGCGTTCATCATAAACTGCGCTCCTTTCCAGTCATGTCCAAGAATATGCTTTCGAGGCTTTTCTTGTGCTCTTCAATACGCAGCACATCGATATTGGCGGCGATCAGGCTTCTATTGGCCTGAACCACCAATTCATCAGTCAAATTCTCAAATACCAGTGAATCTCCGCGATGGAAGGGGGAGAACCCTTCTGACATCAGGACTTTCTCCGCCAAATTATTATTTCGTGTTCTAATGGAAATAGTTGGACGGCCATTATTCTTCAGTAGATCCATCCTGCCTTGAAACTTCAGTCTTCCATCATGGATAATGCCTACCGTAGTCGCAATCTGCTCAATTTCTGCAAGAAGGTGACTGGATAGAAGCACCGTCATGCCATACCGCTGAGGAAGAGATTTAATCAATTCCCGGATTTCGCCGATGCCGGCAGGGTCTAATCCGTTGGTCGGCTCATCCAATATCAGCAGCTTCGGAAATGCCAGCAGCGCCATGGCAATGCCCAGCCGCTGCTTCATACCCAAGGAATACTGTGCTACTTTTTTATCCTTCTGCTGGGTTAAGCGGACAATATTCAATGCCTCCGATACGTTCCGATCCGGGACATTGCGGAGCTTTTGCACAACGCGCATATTTTCAAGCCCGCTAAGATGTCCATAATAAGAGGGAGATTCGATCAATGAACCGATTTGACTTAATATTAGGCGGCGATGGGCGGCAAGCTCCTTGCCAAAGACCGTCACCTGGCCATCTGTAGGCTGGACCAATCCCAGAATCATTTTAAGGGTGGTGGATTTCCCCGCTCCATTCGGGCCGAGGAAACCATAAATTTCCCCTTCGCAAACCGATAAATTCACATCCTTCACACAATAGACCTTGCCATACCGTTTGGAAAGGCTGGTACTGGCGACAACTTGACTCATTTTGCAACCTCCATTCTGCTTCGCGCTATTCCCTGATAAGGTTAACAGCCCTGTCTTGCGGCAAGCTGACAATTACCTTACGCCAACATTAAATTGCGAGAATACGCGGAGAGAGAAGGAGATAGGGAAAAAAAGTACGATATAATGAAGTCGGGTGATTGTAAATGGATGATATCAAGAATAAGAAGCTGCTGCTCGTAGATGACGAACACGAAATCAGAAACATGGTGGACGGATTTCTGCGAAAAGAAGGCTTTACACGTATTTATCAAGCATCCCATTGTGCGGATGCCTTGGAGGTATGCCGGTCTGAACAACCCGATGCCGCTATTTTGGATGTTATGCTTCCCGATGGAGACGGGTTCGCCCTGCTCTCCTCCTTGCGCCAGTTCACTAATATTCCCGTTCTCTTCTTGTCGGCCAAAGGCGAGGATGAGGACCGATTGTTGGGACTGGGGCTCGGCGCAGACGATTACATCGTAAAACCGTTTCTGCCGCGCGAACTGCTTCTCCGCCTGACTGCTATCTTGCGGCGGGTATATTCACCTCCCCAGCAGGAGCGGCGTCCTGTCTTCCGCTTAGGAGATCGCACCGTTGATCTCGATAGCGGGGTAGTACAATACCGGGACAGCGAATGTGCGTTAACAGCCAAAGAGCATACTCTGCTCAGCAAGCTTTACGATAATCGCAACAGGATCGTAACTAGCGATGCGCTGTGTCAGGCAGCGTGGGGAGTGAATTATTACGGCTGTGAAAATACGCTGATGGTGCATATTCGCCGAATCCGGGAGAAGATCGAAACCCGGCCATCCCATCCGGAGTATCTCCAAACCATACGAGGATTGGGATACAAATTGCTGGTACAGGGAGAATAGCTATGGGTGGCGCTATGCGTATCTTAAAACGCTTTATAGGTGCAACTATGCTGATTTCGATATTTTTACTAATCATAAATTTTGTACTGTTGGGCGTGTGGGGCTTCACTGGAATCAACAAAGGTCAATCTCCCATGACAGTGGTTCAAAACGTAGCAGCGGGCTTGCAGCGTACTAACAATACCTATTCTTTGGCCTCAGCCTCCGCCGATTTGCTGGAGAAAAACTTGGCGTGGGCCATGCTGATTAACGATACCGGGCACGTCGAATGGAAGCATCAGGCTCCAGACGAGCTTCCTTCCGTCTATTCCTTGACCGATATGGCCAAGCTTTCCCGCAGCTACTTGCTGGATTACCCTGTGTTTATATGGGA
This window harbors:
- a CDS encoding ABC transporter permease, with protein sequence MMNAVRLEWYKLRRKRLLWMITLLLLVELAWAFMATSVSISRNPEHAGWEPLIGTVSSMNGLFLPILTAICVSRICDMEHKGNTWKLLRTVMVRPGQLYAAKFMTASIMVLWGCIFQGFSILAFGMFNDFDPAVPVVLLTRFLLGTMITTLAIITLQLWISVAVKNQAFALSLGMIGGFIGLTADLLPSGLRRLLVWSYYSGLSPIAQSYESEQMSFAVRDIGTMLPVMALLAVVGAVLYLAGNIYVSKREL
- a CDS encoding ABC transporter ATP-binding protein, with protein sequence MSQVVASTSLSKRYGKVYCVKDVNLSVCEGEIYGFLGPNGAGKSTTLKMILGLVQPTDGQVTVFGKELAAHRRLILSQIGSLIESPSYYGHLSGLENMRVVQKLRNVPDRNVSEALNIVRLTQQKDKKVAQYSLGMKQRLGIAMALLAFPKLLILDEPTNGLDPAGIGEIRELIKSLPQRYGMTVLLSSHLLAEIEQIATTVGIIHDGRLKFQGRMDLLKNNGRPTISIRTRNNNLAEKVLMSEGFSPFHRGDSLVFENLTDELVVQANRSLIAANIDVLRIEEHKKSLESIFLDMTGKERSL
- a CDS encoding response regulator transcription factor encodes the protein MDDIKNKKLLLVDDEHEIRNMVDGFLRKEGFTRIYQASHCADALEVCRSEQPDAAILDVMLPDGDGFALLSSLRQFTNIPVLFLSAKGEDEDRLLGLGLGADDYIVKPFLPRELLLRLTAILRRVYSPPQQERRPVFRLGDRTVDLDSGVVQYRDSECALTAKEHTLLSKLYDNRNRIVTSDALCQAAWGVNYYGCENTLMVHIRRIREKIETRPSHPEYLQTIRGLGYKLLVQGE